The window CCGCCCTGGAAAGTCCCCTCGATAGCCACCACCACGGTGGGTTTACCGTTGCGGCTGCCTTTCATCACCACCATGCCGTCATCGGCCTGCGGGACGATGCCCTGTTTTTCCAGCCACGGCGACATCACACCTTCGAACGGATCGAGCAACTCGCGTGCGCTGCCGGCGTCGAGTAACGCCAGCGCCCGTTGCCGCGCCCGTAACTCAATAAAACTGCTGTCGTTACGCATGAGCGACCTCCTCAAACACCTGTTCAATGCGGATTCGTGCAACACCCGGTGTAGCGCCAAAGTCATGAATCACCAACTGGCCCGCAGGCAAATCAGTGAGCTGCGCCAGGCGATTAAACAGCGCTTCCCAGCGCGTCTGACTGTTGTTGACCGACGTGGTGATCGCGATGTTCAGGACGTTTTTATCGTCAGCCGTAAACAGCACTTCCATATCCCCCGATCCCACAACCCCCGCCAGCGCCTTACCGCTGAGCGTGCGGCTGGATGGGTATGACAACGTTATGTGTTCCATAGCTACCTCTTATTCATTGAGTGGCAATGCGTGAGCGCCAGTGATCCGGTCAAGAAACAGCGTGGCAGCCAGTAAATCGGCGGCACCGCCCGGCGAGGCGTTGAACCCCAGCATCGCGTTATCCAGTTTTTCCAGCGCTTTGCGCCCTGCCGGTTGTGCATAACCCCCGGCGGCCAGTACCTGATGTGCGCCGTCCTGCATGGCGCGCAGTGCCGGTAATCCCGCCCGATGCAATACGCAGGTATCGGTCAGCGAGGTCAGAATGGCCATCAGCGCATCAATGCGCGCCGCCGTTTCATCGGCCCCATTACGTCGGCTGGTTAGCAACTGCGGCAGCGCCAGTCTGGTGATATGGGGAAAGCCCTGCTGCGCCTCTTCGCGAGCACCCGGCACACGGAAACGGTGCACCACCCGTGCCCCTTTGCTGAAGGTTTTCGGGGCGGCGTGATCCGGCAAGGCGGCCAGCTGAGCAGCCAGCTGGCACACGCGCTGCGGGCTGCCTGCTCCCGCCTGCATCGCGCTGGCACTGACCAGCAATCCCAGCGCCCAGATGGCCCCCCGGTGGGTATTGACCCCGGCGGTCGCCATCATCATGTTTCTCTCACCTTCACGCCCCAGTTGCCCGATGGTTTCCCTGAGTGCGATATCCGCCGGACGCCGCCAGCTTTGCTGCGCCAGCGCGTAGAAAGTGGGTGTCAGGCTGCGGGCGGATTGCTCCATCAATGCCAGCGTGAGATCGTGATGTGCACCGCTACCGCGACGATCAACCAGCCCAGGCTTGGGCGTGAGGTTCACTTCTTCAATCAGGCAATCGGTCGCCATCTGCGCCAGCCATTGCAGCCGATGTTCAACCGGTGTGGGTGAGAGTCGTTTCATTACCAGCTCCGGAATTTAGCGGGCGGGTTGTACAGGCCGTCTGACCATTCAACCAGGTCAGCCACACTACCCGCCGCCAACAGGGAACGGGTGGCATCCGAACGGCGAATACCGATGTCTTCCGGGAACACCACTTTGCCGCTGCGACGCAGTTCGGTAACGCGTTTCGCGTCCACGCCCAGACCGATATCGGTGATACCCGCTACGGCCGCCACCATCGCCCGACGTTCTTCAAGGCTGGTGGCGCGATACAGGTAAGCGATACCCTCTTCCGTCAGCACATGGGTGACGTCATCGCCATAAATCATCACCGGAGCCAGTGGCATACCGGCACTCTTCGCTACGTCAACGGCATCCAGTTTTTCTACGAAGGTTGGTTTCACCCCGGCCTGGAAGGTTTCAACCATCTGCACCACCAGCTTACGACCACGCTGGAGCGGATTAGGCTCGTTGATCATCGCCAGCCATGCCGGTGTGGCGTGACGTCGACCGTGCGGGTCGTGGCCCATGTTCGGTGCGCCACCAAAGCCCGCGAGACGACCACGAGTGACGGTGGAGGAGTTACCTGAGCCATCAACCTGCAAGGTAGAACCGATAAACATATCGACTGCGTACTGCCCGGCAAGCTGGCACATGGCGCGGTTGGATCGCATGGAACCGTCAGCACCGGTGAAGAAAATATCGGGACGCGCACGGATGTACTCTTCCATCCCCAGTTCACCGCCGAAGCAGTGCACACTCTCCACCCAGCCGCTTTCGATGGCAGGTATCAGCGTGGGATGCGGGTTGAGGGTCCAGTGTTTGCAGATTTTTCCTTTCAGGCCGAGTTGCTCGCCATAAGTGGGCAGCAGCAGCTCGATGGCGGCGGTGTTGAAACCGATACCGTGGTTCAGTGACTGCACCTGATGCTCGGCGTAGATGCCTTTGATGGCCATCATCGCCATCAGGATATGTTCCTGTTTGATCAGGCGTGGATCGCGGGTAAATAAGGGTTCAATAAAGAAAGGCTTATCTGCCACCACCACGTAGTCGATCCACGAGCCGGGTATATCAACGCGTGGCAGATCGCATTCGTCATCCACCAGTTCATTCACCTGAGCTATGACGATGCCATCGTGGAATGCGGCGGCCTCCACCAGCGCCGGGGTATCTTCGGTGCTGGGGCCGGTGTACAGGTTGCCTTTGCGGTCAGCTTTGTAACCGGCGATCAGCGCGACGTTGGGCGCTAAATCGACATACAGACGCGAGTACAACTCTATATAAGTATGGATGGCACCGATTTCGAGGATGTTATCTTCCAGCAGTTGGGAGATACGTAAACTTTGCGTACCGGCAAAGGAGAAATCGAGCTTACGGGCGATACCTTTTTCGAAGATATCAAGGTGTTCACTGCGTCCAACACTCGGCATGATCATATGCAGATTGTTGACCTTCGCGGGATTGACCTGTGCCAGCATGCGGGAAAGAAAATCGGCCTGTTTCTGGTTATTCCCCTCCAGCACCACCCGGTCGCCTGGTGCGATAAGCCTTTCAAGCATTTCTACCAGTTGATCGCCCGGTAGCACTTTACCCGCTACCTTCACCGCTGCCAGTCTCCGCTGTTTTTCGATGCGCCGTGTATTCCAGACACGCGGCGTACTCTGTCCTGATGACATGACTAACCTCCTGAATTAGCGAATCTCAATGATTGCTGCAACTGGATTGAGTCTGGTCTTCAGGGGCAATTTCATCAATCAAGCCCGGAAGCAAATCGTTAGCCTGAGAGTAATGATTGAATGTGAAGAAGTTTGATAGGGATCAAAGACGCGGGCATTTTTTCTCACTCCGTAGCGGCGCAATTTATTGCGCGTCTTTTTACAATGCCGAAAATAAAACAGTGCGGTAAATCGCGCCGCGACGAATTTGAGCCCGTTATTAAGCGAAGCGCTATATTTACCTTTTTACAATCATTCACAGATCCAATTATTGATTGTGTCTAAAGATGTTCAACAGGAAAATATTATACCTCTTAATAGGTAAGATGATCGCGATCAATTCACCGATAAATCAGCAAAGCATTATAGGAGGCATGTTGAAGTTCTGTTTATAGTTCCCACGGAGAGTGCGCAATATGCGATATACAACAGATGAAGTGTACCAATTAACCCACCTTAGCCCTGAGGTTTTACGCAACTGGCATAGAAATCGCCTGATAAAAATAGATTTAACACAACAGATTAGCGATGCCTGCCTTAATGATATTCGTGTAATTAAAGCACTGACATCCTCTGGTGATACGCTGGAGGAAATCAAACAACTTCTCGATGATTCATGGAATTACCGACCCAGCGGCTGGCCTGTGCGATGGGGGGAACTGCGGGCAGTAATAGACAATCTTAGCCGCTTCGCTATTTATGCTCACCTGAGAAAACTGGCCAGAACTTATTGCTTTTATGACTTAACTAAATATTTATTTATCCCGTTGATTCATCAGACCGATGCAGAAATAAATCATCAGGATAACCACCATTTTGCCATCGCAACAATCAGAGAGCTGGCCTGTATTACCGCATACCCCGGTACAGTACAGAAAAGATTGAAATCATTACAGCAACCGGTATTTTCATTTCACGGTAGCCTGGGAATAAAAACAAATGAGTTTAATTCTCGCCGGGTTAAAAATCCTGGCACAGTTAATCGTGTGACGACTGTGTTACCGGGCTAAGGGTATGATATTTAGCCTAAGAAGGAGGTTCCACCGAACCTCCTTGTCATTTATCTTTTCTGCCAGAATGATTGTTGCAGGCCAAAAATTTCAGGCTCCAGCGCCGGAATCGGCCCAATCAGGCTCACGTCTTTTTGCCCGCGGGCAAAAACCTCGATCGCTGCCAGGCTCATGGTCGGGTTCTCCTCATGGCTGCCGGTGCACTCCAGTAAGCGCGCTTCACTCATGCCATACACCACTCGCCCGATATTGGCCCAATAGATGGTCCCGGCGCACATACAACAGGGTTCAACCGCAGTATACAGCGTGCATTGCCACAAATACTCCGGCGGAAAATTCGTCGCGGCATTGCGTGCCAGCGTCGATTCCGCATGATTAACGCTATCGATGTTGCATTGCGTCAGTAGCACGGTTTTATTGTCCGGTGCCACCAGCACCGCCCCAAACGGATGTTTACCCAGCGCAATCGCACGTCTACCCACCTCATTGGATAAGCGGATAAATTCAATATCATAGTCATTCAGCATGGGTGCGCTCCGTTTGCGAGGAATGGCGATTCAGCACGGCATTCAATAGCACGGCAGTGAAGCCGCCAAGGAAAATACCGCTGTCAAAGATCAGTTTTAAGGAAGGCGGCAGCGCATGGAAAATCGCCGGGAATGCCATCGGAACGATCCCCACCGCAATCGGGACCGCAATGATTAATATGTTCTTTTCACTATTAAAATCGGTGTTCTTCAACTCCTGAATTCCGGCACTGATGGTCATACCAAACATCAGGATCCCTACCCCACCCAGCACCGGACTGGGGATGGCAGCAACGATTGCCCCCAGCTTAGGGAACACGCCAAGGCCCACCAAAATGGCGCCCGCAGCAATCAGCACCAGACGACTGGTCACTTTTGTCAGCATGATCAGCCCGGCATTTTGCGAAAACGCATTGTAGGGAAAGCTGTTCAGGCAGCCACCGAGCATCGTGGACAACCCATCAGCGCGAATCGCATCCGCCAGACGGCGTGAAGTCGTCGGCTGGCCAATCAATTTGTCGATTAACAGCACATTGCCCGTGGTTTCCGTCATCACAATCAGCATTGAGAGGCACATCACCAGTATCGGCGCAAAATGGAACTCGGGCAGGCCAAAGGCGAATGGCATACTCAAGCCCACCCATCCCGCGCTGGTTACCGCAGAAAAGTGGGCCATGCCGGCCAGATAAGCCAGGGCTGAACCGCAAAACAAGCCAAAAAGAATACTGAAATTACGTATCACTCCACGCGTCATGCAGTAGAAAATCAGGGTGATAATCAGGGTTCCGGCACCGAGCAGCAGCTTATCGATGCTGGCAAAATCAGGCGCATCGGGATTACCGCCCCCCAGCCAAATCGCGGCGGCGGGCATCAGCGAAATGCCAATCAGGGTAATCACGCAACCAATCACCACCGGCGGGAAAAACCTCACCAGCTGGCTGAAAATCGGTGCCATCAGCAAGGTAAAGAAGCCACAGGCAATCGCGGCACCAAATACCGAGGTGATGCCATATTGCTGTCCGACCATCAGCATCGGCCCCAGTACCACAAAAGAGCACCCCTGAATCAAAGGCAGGCGCGCACCGAAACGCCCTATGCCCATCGACTGCAAAATAGTGGCTAACCCCGATGTCAGCAAACAGGCGTTAATCAACACGATGGTTTCGCTGCCCGACAGTTTCAACACCGATGCCAGGATCAGTGGAACCGTCACGGTGCCTGCATACATGACCAATACATGCTGGAATCCCAGCGTCAAAATACGTTTTAAGGTCAACGGGTTATCCGCCCGCCCGGTATTTAACACGCTTTCCATACTGCCCCCTGAAAAATGAAAACGTTGACTGAACGACCGATCGACTATATGTAATTAAAAATGGCAACCGATAATCAGCTGTTTTCAATAAAACTGAAAGATGAGGGATTACGTGAAGTATTCATTGGATCAACTTATGACCTTCGAGCAAGTCGCCAGGTCAGGTTCATTTTCAGCGGCAGCCCGCGTGATGAAGCGTTCACAGTCTTCGGTCAATATGGCGATGAGCAATCTTGAGGACGAGTTCAACCTCAGCCTGTTTGTTCGCACGCCGCGCCAGATAAGCCTGACCCCGGAAGGCAACACCTTGCGTGAATATGTCAAAACCGTGCTGGAGCAATGCAATGCTCTGGAGCAGCGTGTCAGTGCCTTCAACATTGAAACCGAAGCGCATGTCAGCCTGGCGATCGAAGTTCCTTATAAGACGGTCGCCGCCGTTCTATACGAATTTGCTATGCAATTCCCGCAAGTAGATATCCATGTCCGCGAACCCTTTCAGGGTGATGTGGAAGCGATGGTGCGGAAAAATGAAGTGGATGTCGGTATCTCCATGTCGCGTCCGGTGGACAGCGATGCCATCGAATTCGTCCAGTTAGGCAAGCTGATCATGGTGCATGTGGTCAGTTCAGAACATCCGTTAGCGAAATGTCTACCGGTGTCATTTGCCGATTTGCACCGCTGGCGACATATCACCTTTGGCGCACAACAGAAAACCATCCCC is drawn from Pantoea cypripedii and contains these coding sequences:
- the mdcC gene encoding malonate decarboxylase acyl carrier protein; protein product: MEHITLSYPSSRTLSGKALAGVVGSGDMEVLFTADDKNVLNIAITTSVNNSQTRWEALFNRLAQLTDLPAGQLVIHDFGATPGVARIRIEQVFEEVAHA
- a CDS encoding triphosphoribosyl-dephospho-CoA synthase; its protein translation is MKRLSPTPVEHRLQWLAQMATDCLIEEVNLTPKPGLVDRRGSGAHHDLTLALMEQSARSLTPTFYALAQQSWRRPADIALRETIGQLGREGERNMMMATAGVNTHRGAIWALGLLVSASAMQAGAGSPQRVCQLAAQLAALPDHAAPKTFSKGARVVHRFRVPGAREEAQQGFPHITRLALPQLLTSRRNGADETAARIDALMAILTSLTDTCVLHRAGLPALRAMQDGAHQVLAAGGYAQPAGRKALEKLDNAMLGFNASPGGAADLLAATLFLDRITGAHALPLNE
- the mdcA gene encoding malonate decarboxylase subunit alpha; this translates as MSSGQSTPRVWNTRRIEKQRRLAAVKVAGKVLPGDQLVEMLERLIAPGDRVVLEGNNQKQADFLSRMLAQVNPAKVNNLHMIMPSVGRSEHLDIFEKGIARKLDFSFAGTQSLRISQLLEDNILEIGAIHTYIELYSRLYVDLAPNVALIAGYKADRKGNLYTGPSTEDTPALVEAAAFHDGIVIAQVNELVDDECDLPRVDIPGSWIDYVVVADKPFFIEPLFTRDPRLIKQEHILMAMMAIKGIYAEHQVQSLNHGIGFNTAAIELLLPTYGEQLGLKGKICKHWTLNPHPTLIPAIESGWVESVHCFGGELGMEEYIRARPDIFFTGADGSMRSNRAMCQLAGQYAVDMFIGSTLQVDGSGNSSTVTRGRLAGFGGAPNMGHDPHGRRHATPAWLAMINEPNPLQRGRKLVVQMVETFQAGVKPTFVEKLDAVDVAKSAGMPLAPVMIYGDDVTHVLTEEGIAYLYRATSLEERRAMVAAVAGITDIGLGVDAKRVTELRRSGKVVFPEDIGIRRSDATRSLLAAGSVADLVEWSDGLYNPPAKFRSW
- a CDS encoding MerR family transcriptional regulator; its protein translation is MRYTTDEVYQLTHLSPEVLRNWHRNRLIKIDLTQQISDACLNDIRVIKALTSSGDTLEEIKQLLDDSWNYRPSGWPVRWGELRAVIDNLSRFAIYAHLRKLARTYCFYDLTKYLFIPLIHQTDAEINHQDNHHFAIATIRELACITAYPGTVQKRLKSLQQPVFSFHGSLGIKTNEFNSRRVKNPGTVNRVTTVLPG
- a CDS encoding nucleoside deaminase, producing the protein MLNDYDIEFIRLSNEVGRRAIALGKHPFGAVLVAPDNKTVLLTQCNIDSVNHAESTLARNAATNFPPEYLWQCTLYTAVEPCCMCAGTIYWANIGRVVYGMSEARLLECTGSHEENPTMSLAAIEVFARGQKDVSLIGPIPALEPEIFGLQQSFWQKR
- a CDS encoding nucleobase:cation symporter-2 family protein, whose protein sequence is MESVLNTGRADNPLTLKRILTLGFQHVLVMYAGTVTVPLILASVLKLSGSETIVLINACLLTSGLATILQSMGIGRFGARLPLIQGCSFVVLGPMLMVGQQYGITSVFGAAIACGFFTLLMAPIFSQLVRFFPPVVIGCVITLIGISLMPAAAIWLGGGNPDAPDFASIDKLLLGAGTLIITLIFYCMTRGVIRNFSILFGLFCGSALAYLAGMAHFSAVTSAGWVGLSMPFAFGLPEFHFAPILVMCLSMLIVMTETTGNVLLIDKLIGQPTTSRRLADAIRADGLSTMLGGCLNSFPYNAFSQNAGLIMLTKVTSRLVLIAAGAILVGLGVFPKLGAIVAAIPSPVLGGVGILMFGMTISAGIQELKNTDFNSEKNILIIAVPIAVGIVPMAFPAIFHALPPSLKLIFDSGIFLGGFTAVLLNAVLNRHSSQTERTHAE
- a CDS encoding LysR family transcriptional regulator is translated as MTFEQVARSGSFSAAARVMKRSQSSVNMAMSNLEDEFNLSLFVRTPRQISLTPEGNTLREYVKTVLEQCNALEQRVSAFNIETEAHVSLAIEVPYKTVAAVLYEFAMQFPQVDIHVREPFQGDVEAMVRKNEVDVGISMSRPVDSDAIEFVQLGKLIMVHVVSSEHPLAKCLPVSFADLHRWRHITFGAQQKTIPSTEYLGSPLIWRVESYNAMIDATLAGLGWASVPRIFVQRELEEGILTELRQKEYPHTDWIVGVDLLWSRKKRAGRAMNWLIDRLLKNKIFERDHAGNSTTL